In the Scomber japonicus isolate fScoJap1 chromosome 18, fScoJap1.pri, whole genome shotgun sequence genome, one interval contains:
- the mapk3 gene encoding mitogen-activated protein kinase 3 yields MADTSSTAAVGAAGSNSASAAGPTGTEGAPGAAGAKTPSESVKGQIFDVGPRYTNLSYIGEGAYGMVCSAMDNMTSQRVAIKKISPFEHQTYCQRTLREIKILLRFHHENIIGINDILRARHIDNMRDVYIVQTLMETDLYKLLKSQRLSNDHVCYFLYQILRGLKYIHSANVLHRDLKPSNLLINTTCDLKICDFGLARIADPEHDHTGFLTEYVATRWYRAPEIMLNSKGYSKSIDIWSVGCILAEMLSNKPIFPGKHYLDQLNHILGVLGSPSQEDLNCIINMKARNYLQSLPEKPKIPWEKLFYKADSKALDLLGRMLTFNPIKRISVEEALAHPYLEQYYDPTDEPVAEEPFTFSMELDDLPKEKLKELIFEETARFQETYQGS; encoded by the exons ATGGCGGATACGAGCAGCACCGCGGCGGTCGGGGCCGCAGGCTCCAACAGCGCTTCTGCTGCCGGGCCGACGGGCACCGAAGGAGCGCCCGGGGCTGCGGGGGCCAAGACACCGTCCGAGTCCGTGAAGGGCCAGATCTTTGACGTGGGCCCGCGTTACACGAACCTATCGTACATCGGGGAGGGGGCGTACGGGATGGTTTG CTCTGCTATGGACAACATGACAAGCCAGCGCGTAGCCATCAAGAAAATCAGCCCGTTTGAGCATCAGACGTATTGCCAGCGCACGCTGAGGGAAATCAAGATCCTGCTGCGTTTCCACCATGAGAATATCATCGGCATCAACGACATTCTCAGGGCACGACACATTGACAACATGAGGGATGT CTACATCGTGCAGACTCTGATGGAGACAGACCTGTACAAGCTGCTGAAGAGCCAGAGGCTGAGCAACGACCACGTATGCTACTTCCTCTACCAGATCCTGAGAGGCCTCAAGTACATTCACTCAGCCAACGTGTTGCACCGTGACCTCAAGCCctccaacctgctcatcaacACCACCTGCGACCTCAAG ATTTGTGACTTTGGCCTGGCACGGATAGCTGACCCTGAGCACGACCACACAGGTTTCTTGACTGAGTACGTGGCTACTCGTTGGTACAGGGCTCCAGAAATCATGCTCAACTCAAAG GGCTACTCTAAGTCCATCGACATCTGGTCAGTGGGCTGCATCCTGGCTGAGATGTTGTCCAACAAGCCTATCTTCCCTGGGAAACACTACTTGGACCAGCTCAACCACATACTGG GCGTCCTCGGCTCTCCATCTCAAGAGGATCTGAACTGCATTATCAACATGAAGGCGAGGAACTACCTGCAGTCCCTGCCCGAGAAACCCAAGATCCCCTGGGAGAAGCTCTTCTACAAGGCAGACTCAAAAG CTCTGGACCTGCTTGGCCGCATGTTGACCTTTAACCCCATCAAGCGCATCAGCGTTGAGGAGGCCCTGGCTCATCCTTACCTGGAGCAGTATTACGATCCCACAGATGAG CCGGTAGCAGAGGAGCCTTTCACTTTCTCCATGGAACTGGATGACCTTCccaaggagaagctgaaggaacTGATCTTCGAGGAAACGGCTCGTTTCCAGGAGACTTACCAAGGCTCCTGA